In a genomic window of Anaerotignum faecicola:
- a CDS encoding putative ABC transporter permease translates to MWSTVWFSFTFFELYAYFMIYSFLGWAMESTYVSINAKKWVNRGFINGPFCPIYGTGALLILLALEPVSDSILLLFLGGFVIATVVEYLIGLILEKLFHATWWDYSQKPFNIKGRVCLERSVEWGVLTAFVMRVVQPVIADFVAAIPRAWGEFAATLLLAYLAVDTTITVLHILRFNEKLASLSEAHDALQKKLEGTRLYASRQEIITRFESMPAAEFLREFKERMAEENERLEQLREEERLRRQLVQEEIKEKLEARINALQKSSLIERRLMRAYPGMHSKRFDEELKAWKRELMEKRSKKSRKDVSK, encoded by the coding sequence ACTTTTTTTGAATTATATGCGTATTTTATGATTTACAGCTTTCTGGGATGGGCAATGGAATCAACGTATGTTTCTATCAATGCGAAAAAATGGGTGAATCGCGGCTTTATCAATGGTCCGTTCTGCCCCATTTACGGCACAGGCGCACTGCTGATTCTTCTGGCACTGGAGCCTGTTTCGGATTCGATTTTGCTGCTGTTTCTGGGCGGCTTTGTGATTGCAACCGTTGTGGAATATCTCATCGGGCTGATATTGGAAAAGCTTTTCCATGCCACATGGTGGGATTATTCCCAAAAGCCCTTTAATATCAAGGGGCGCGTCTGCCTGGAGCGTTCCGTGGAGTGGGGCGTTCTGACAGCCTTCGTGATGCGTGTGGTGCAGCCTGTGATTGCAGATTTTGTGGCGGCGATTCCCCGTGCATGGGGCGAATTTGCGGCAACACTGTTGCTTGCATATCTGGCTGTGGATACCACGATTACGGTGCTGCATATCCTGCGGTTCAACGAAAAGCTGGCATCCCTCAGCGAAGCGCACGATGCGCTGCAGAAAAAGCTCGAGGGAACGAGGCTTTATGCTTCCCGACAGGAAATCATTACGCGTTTCGAGAGCATGCCTGCTGCGGAATTTCTGCGTGAATTTAAGGAACGCATGGCAGAGGAAAATGAAAGGCTGGAGCAGCTGCGCGAGGAGGAACGTCTGCGTCGGCAGCTGGTTCAGGAGGAAATCAAGGAAAAACTGGAAGCCCGTATCAATGCTTTGCAGAAGAGCAGCCTTATCGAGCGCCGTTTGATGCGTGCATACCCAGGTATGCATTCCAAGCGGTTTGATGAAGAATTGAAGGCGTGGAAACGGGAGCTTATGGAAAAGAGAAGTAAGAAAAGCAGAAAGGATGTTTCAAAATGA